The stretch of DNA tttcttttattacatATAACTGTTTCAAAGAGTTCTTAAGTGCTGAAGGCTGAGAGGAGGCGAGGTGAAGacggagaggatgaagaaaCGAGAAGGAGAGGCGGGAGAGGTgagtatgtatctgtgtgtgtgtgtgtgtgggggaggaAATAATTGCAGAAAACCTGATCCCACTTAATCCCCAGAAATGTGACACCTCTGTATTCTCCCTGTCTGCTGTGAGCCATTCATAACCTGAGGAAGTGATGAAACATCTCATCTCCTAGCTCGTTTTTATTCCCCTAAAGAAACTGGAATGCACAGGAAGGGAAACGTTTCTTTGGCAGCGCTGACACGGAGCCTCCCTGAAAGCAATACAGACGCTGAATTAAAGGGCGGATTTGAAATGGGTTTCTCTATTACTATGATTAACATATTCTCTTTGGTGCGGGCATTTTTCTTCTCCAGTCTTGTCTtggttattttaaaaacatttcactttctttcctttatcAAAGGATGGATGAGTTCACCTGCAGCGTATTAGCACAACAGGTTAAATCACAGCAGGAGTTTGGTTGTTGGCTAAATTATCCCATTAAACTAAATCTACTGTATGTAAAGAGGCAGAGGGTTGGAATAAAAATGGCAGATTTGACATAAGTCCACAAACGGCTTTAAAACTGCGGTCATATAAAAAAAGATCTTCTTCGCATTAAAGTTCATAGCATGACATGCCATACCAAACCAAAACACAgtgtttaatttgttctttttggCTTTTAAGTCTTAAAAATGTCCTTTAGTATGCATGACTGTCTCAATAAATATGTTGTGAGAGCAAACACTCCAATAGAAGCTGCATTGTGATGAATATAAACTCGATTTTTCTTGTTAAACTGATTTTTGGATAGATTATCAAAGTTGAAGACAGTGAACTCCAGCACAAGATAAAAAAACCTTATGAGagctccttttctttcttaatGATTCAAAATGTTTAATGAGTAAATAACAGATGGTTTATATGGAAGCCACCTTTTTTACTACAGTATACACCCATGTTGGCTCAGGTCACACTCTCAGGTATCAGAGATGTGTATTTACCTTGCAGTCCATCCGGCACAGACGGCCCTCCTGCACGATGAGGTCGCCGGGCGCCTGCAGGAAGTGAGGGCGGAAGTGACGCTCTTGGATGTTATCGTTCTCATCACCGCTGTCTCTAGACCTGGACCTGGGCCTGATGCACATAGGGAGACATGCAGTATTTGACATTAAAAATCAACTCTATTTTTTTtagaagcatttttttttaagtggaaaCTTGTCTGAATTTGTTTAAAGTGAAATTCCCTTTGGAGCGTGAACATGTACAGTAGGCTTGTTTGGAACATTCCTGAAACGCATGCAATActcctttaaaatataaaaactctTTATCCAATCTGTTTTCCgcattcatccttccttttgtatttccatttttcaaaGACATTAACGTCTGGCCTTCTTAGCCTTTATTTCCTGCTCTGGCGTCCCTCCATGTGCTTTTTCTTGATCTATGAGAGTCTCCCCTCAGCCTCATGTTGCAGGTCAGGACCCCAAGGTGTTCCTGTGATTCTGCTCTACAACAACAATGACATCAACACCATGCCTGTATGTCAGCCAGGGTGAGAAAGAAAGTGAGTGGGAGATACTGATTGTGATCTCCAACTCTCTTCTCACTCAAAACATCTCTCAGCTCTTATCTAATCAGGGAGTGTTCATCTAGATTTCAggtgaggtgtttttttttcctatgtGCTTTGAGAGGCGTCTGCCATCTGAGTGTCTGTGATCTTCTGTGCATTATTCAATATCTGGGCTTGGTTGAATgcgtactgtatatatacaagGTCATTAGAGCAatgaaaaacagagcagagcaaacAGGTGTTCCCTCTCATTAACACAGAGCATTTCTCTCCTGAAAAGACAGTTCAACAAAAGGGGGAAACTATGATTCAGCTCACAACAAACATTGGTGTAAATTGCAGCTTCTTGGAACATTTTACGTCAGAATAACACACTTGTAAATCTGCGCCCAAATGAGAGCGAGCACAGAAGTCGTACAGATGGCGAGCAGCCTGCAACACATGTGCCAGCCAGCAGCTCCAGCCtgtgaataaaatatcacaaaggagattttgtctctttttctcctgtCATATCAGTGAAGCCTCACCTGCGCATGTGTCCAGGTGTGGAGCGCTGGCTGCGACCCCGCTGGTTCACCGCCTGGACCATCATCCTGCCGGTGCAGCTCACCCTGCCCTgtgaagaggaaagagagagacacacagagagagagaaggagcttATGAGGTGTTGACACTCTGCCGCACCACAAGCAGTAGTCAGACTGTGACGAGGAAATAAAACGTGAGTGTTAGAACCGGACAGGCTGTTAGAAAGCCTGTAGAACATGAACTTTTGACCCTCATGAGAGCTTTAGTGATTTCCTCTCTCATTCAACGCCCTCTTCCTCTTTAGGCTGGAGACCATTATCTTGATACTCATTATTCTCAGGCTAATGAGGGCTGACATCTGCTACAAGCAGCCAAGCAGGCATCTGTATGCATTGTTTTTTAGGAAAAGGTTCACGGAATcttttcatgttgttgtttccaGTACATCCATCACCGCTCACCTCAGGGTTGCCTGCCATGATGGTGTAGTTGCCATCGTCATCCAACGAGGCTGCAGCTGTGTGCAGAGAGCAGGTTCCATCAGGGTCACGGCTGATCCTGTAGTGCTCGCTCCTCTTGGAGATCTGCTTGCCATCTTTAAACCAGTACACCTGTGACACACATGATAAAAAAGAACAGATAAAAATGTCAATgtctttaatatgttttaatccGATacttcaaatcttttttttgcctctatctttctgcttttctttctgtcatcaCTTGTCTTGAGGCCTGTCATCACCGTGTCATTAATGTGGACAGCCAGGCAGCCAGCCCAGACCAGGGTGAGTTCTTATCACCATGCAGGGTATATGTACAATATCTGCACCCTCCATGATCAACATGACATATCAGCAGCTCACAGGCAAGGAGGCCAAGCCATCATGAATGCCTGAAAATAGCTAAATATGTATCTTCAACTAATAATCAGCACatcaccttcacaatgtttAATCAATCAGGGTGATGATTGATCAGTAACACGTCAAAACTCCCACCTTTGGTTTGGGGTCTCCGTTAACCTTGCAGGAGAAGGTGACGGGCATGCCCTCAAAGACTTTGAAGTGTTTGAGCTTCTGGTTGAAGGAGGGTGCCACCCCCCGGCCGGCAGAGTCCTCGTCATGCTGTACGTCGTCGTCCGACTCCTCCACCGGAGAGCGCTCCAGACGGAATTCAATCTCACTGATGAGGCGCTGCTCAAAGCTGGACACCTTGTACTCCTAAAtggcagagacagaaaaagagaaagatttagGGAGGCAGAAAAACTAAATTTACTTACAGTAGTGAGAGTGGTTTGTGTGATCACGTGGCAAAGGCAAGCGCATGTAAAAGCGTGCAGTGTCTCACACACTCATCAACCTGTCTCCATTGTCACCCAAACTACCAACTTTCTCTCAGTTTCCTAATTCTCTCTCTACCCAGATGAgcccctccctcccgtcctgcCCACCATCTCCATCAATCACTCATCAGTGGAGCTTTGCTGAGGCAGAGGGGAACATCTGCAGAGTGGCACGGTCTGTTGACGCATCACAAACATAATGACAGGCCTCAGGCGCAGCTGCAGAGCCAGCACTTATCCTCTTAAACTGACTCTGCTGCTCATAACGGCAGGAATTGAAGAAATGGCCTGTCCTGCTCTAGTAAGGTATTATCCTACAGTAGAAGTGAGGTAAGTACAGCGTGAAAAGTTacaaagaaatgtttatttCGCACTGTTGAAAACGAATGAAGATAAAGTCAGTTGCTACTTGGATTTCAAATGCATTGTAGCAGTAACGTTGCAGCATGCGTTGCGTGACGGTAACAGATTAAGAAGTAAGCACAATAAGAGTAAAAACAAACGTGTTTGTGTTGGAATCAGGCCTGGACATGCTTCAGTACCTGAATCAATTCATACCACATATactgaacaacaacaaacagtaaTAGCTACAGAGGTCATTATCACACATGCTCAATTTGTGTCTTATCATCTGTCACATACCAGACACACCTGCCTGTGAATGGACTGAACTGTGAACCACAGTGGAACCACAGTGACTACAAAACTAATGCTACATTGGTGCCTTTTGTTTTCCACTTGTTCTATTATCAGCTAATTTTCCCACAGCCGGATCCTGTTCTGTTCAAAGTGAACACGTCCAAAGCTTTTAGCGTGACTTTGTGTGCACAGTAACACACAGGGAGTGTCACACAGAGTGAATGAAAAACCAGAGAGTGACAGAGCGGAGAGGAACAACAGTTTCATTAACCTTTTGAGGGAAAGATTCTCTATCTGATGAGTAGTCTGCCTGTTGAGAGAAAATAAGAGGTTTTATGTGCATGTGCTGAGTGTGTTTCGGTGTGTACTAACTTACCTGCTCCCGAAGGAAAGACACAGTCTCAAACAACATCACACATCCTACACATCTGTCTCATGATGCATTTACAGAAACATTTCCAGAGTCATGCAGTGCTGCAGTGCCCCAAACAATCCTCCTCATGCCAAAAGGCAACATCACACTGGTGTTAACTTGATTTTATCTGTCAGTGTGGATGAAACTTGTGCTCTAGTGAAGTTTATTATATCTGCACCATGACTTTActgaaccaatcagagtgtGCTTCCTGTTAAAGGAGGACATGTAATTCAGAGCCAATTTAGCATCTGTAAGCCTTCCATTTAATCCTTTGAGTGACTGAAAATAAGCAGGGTAAAGgagcaactttaaaaaaacaaaactgacagGCAATCTTCACTACTGTGATGAATTTGTGGACCCAATTTTAAatgatgactttttttaaattataaatacaaTGTTAACAAATACATCCTTATATGGGAGGAAATGACCCCTGATGCAGgaagaatataaataaaaatctagTTCATGTATgaataaacaacacaaacagtgtGTGGAAGAGCATTTCCACAGAACTTTTTGGTGGCTTGCAGTCAGACAAACAGCTCCACAAGCCTTTGAACAGTGTCACTGCATGTTTGCAACAACACTGGCTTATGCTGGGTTTGCATAAACAGAGCTTTTTATGGAGGGCTCCGGAGGATTTAACAATGTTTATACTCTGCTTTCATAACTCGCCTTCAGCAGTGTTTACAGGGACTGTGAGTGGGGGGTGCACTCTGTTAAGGAAAGCCAGTGGTCATAAGACAGATGTGACACCAGGGAAGTATCGGTGGACAAAACATAGAAAGACGCTTGTGCTGTACACATACAACAGTGGGATTtgttcttgtaaaaaaaaaaaaaaaaaaaaaaaaaaaaaagtgtagacATGTTGGTCAAACATTTCCATGCCTGTGTGATTTCAGGTGAATATATGGATCCTTGAAAAAAGAACCACCGTACCTGTGTGACCTGTggctcctcctctgtgtcctgtgtgtttaaGACTGTGGCAGCGTTGTCAGCACCCAGCAGTCTGCGAGCCATCTTCTCCTCATAGGTTAACCTCTGGAAGCAGGGATTAATGGGGGTCAGCGCATGTTAGTGTGTGAGTTGCACAACACACACTTAATACACACAATCAACTAgctactgtatgttgtgttaatCAGGGATGAAGAAAACATTATGGATGAAACAGAAGCTTGTTTAAATACACTTTCATGGGTAGAACACTTGTATGACTTGTTGGGACGCTTGTTAATCTGTGTTAATGATGctgcctgaaaacacacagatgtttcaGTAATTTAATAAGGCtcgaaaacacacacacacacacacacacacacacctgttgaccaTTGCTTATGCGCTCCTCTTTAAAGCGCAGTTTTCTCTCCAAGTCCTGGATGACAGCATCCTTGGATCCCTGGATGTCTGAGTCAGAGGCCAAGCGAGGCGTCTTGGTGACCGAGGACTTTCTCGGGAACGCTTTCCTGGaaagacacaaaacagaaacatttgtcAACATCAGAGCGGTGGCTCACCACCCCGTGACACGCACACATTATCTCAACATGTCACagctcctctttcctttttagCTCCTATCTTTGCTCCCTCTCTGACTCTCTCACATCCACCCTTATCTGGATTTGTCCAGCTATAGCATTCCACAATGTGTCTTCTTATCTCTCCCAACTCCAGCAGGAATGCCAGGGTGAGAAGGGGAGTGAGTGAGGGGCTGATGAAAAATTACTGGCAAAGAGTTGAAGGTGGAATGTCcttgatgcaaaaaaaaaaaaaaagaagcaatttcTCCCTACAGGTCAGCCATCAGAGGACGATTTTCAATGTAACCTGAGCTCAATATTACAGAGCCCAACATCATATAAGCTGGACTCTGTGAAGTGATAGATCATGACAGAGAACCTACACCCTTGAACATACACGCAACTATAATACAGAAATCTGagtgtttatttgattttgacaCACCTTTCACTCTGAGGCCCTTGTGTATATTTTCTTACCATATGGGGGCTAAAGCTCCTGCACCTTGAGCTCACTtttgtctctatgtgtgtgggTTTATCTGTGTTTAAAAAGGGCTCTTTAGTTAGAGTTTTCCTGTAAACACgctgaataaaaatgtaaacatgtcaTCTTCCATCTAGCTTCAGATATCCTGCCTCCAACTGCCAGCAGGTCTATCGCCAGAGACATGCTGTCCCGGGATTTGATGCTGTGTATAAAGAACTTTACGTAACTTGACAGACACTGTAAAGAAAGATCtatctgttaatgtgtgtgtaatggttACTCACACAGTCCCGTTGCCTTTAGGGAGGCCCAGGGCATTAACTGTAGGACTGCCGGGTGAGGAAGGCGTGGCGGGCAACACTGAGGACAGGAAGCTGGAGGCTGGAGACGGAGGGACGGAGGAGAACGGCGACGACATATCTGAGAGGGCTGGAGACATGGGCAtgggtggagggggtggaggtggtggaggagggaagTCTTGGGCGGAGCCTGATGGAGAGGGCAGGTTACTGGAGCTCAGGAAGGGCGGTGGCGGAGGCGGGAAAGAAGGAGAGCTCGGGGAATCCAGGCTGCCGGCCTTGGTGAAAGGGGGCATGGTGACCCTGGTGAAGGGCTTGTGTGAGGTGGGAGGAGACATGGGGGAGGACAGGCTGGACCCTGAGGAGCCTGAGGACTGGGTGACGAAACCAGCCCCGCCGGGACTCTGAGCAGCGATGAACTGCTTGGGCCGGGCGTAGTTGAAGGTGCTGGCCTGCATGGTTGCGTTGCTCTCCAACTcctggaaggagggaggaggggggagaggtgGAGTTGATGGAGCTGGTGGAGGCACTTCCTGAGGTGGTTGTGGGTCTGGTGGCGGGACTTCCTGGCcttgctgctcctgctgctcttGCTGCCAGTTGGCTGCTTCCTGCTGCTCCAAAAGAATCTGGTCCTGCAGCTGCTTCAGCTGAGTGGCGTTCCTGTGAAGAAGAGACATACTCATCAGTGACACAATCTCAAACTGAAGTCAtcttatattttcttatttccatTCTTTATGAGGGGAAAGGGGGATgggggtgggtggtggggggggtctGTAATAAAGTAACAGAGTTGTTACAAAATGTTACACAAGAATGTGGCTGTTTTCAATTTATGCATGACACTATGGCCTGGTCCCTATCCAACTGTAGTCAGAACACAACTGGCAGAAATGTTGGATGCCAGATGTGAGAATaatcaatgtgtgtgttaaaatgtcAATCAAAGTGTTGGAGGGAGGCCGCCCAGTCAGGAATAAAAGAGAATGAGTTGTGAAGATGTTAATTATTAAAGATATGAAGAGGTTTGAGGATGACATCAGCACGCGGCCGTCAGTCAAAGGGGAGGGTTTTGAGCAGGAGTTGAAGTGAACTGTTCTGTTTTTCCCTCAGTCTGACAGTGATAGCTTGTCAGGCCTGAGGTTCAGGGAATGTAGTGGTAtgtactggtgtgtgtgtgtgtgtgtgtgtgtttgtgtgtgtgtgcgtgcgctcTGGGAAGGAAACCACTGCACCAGCAGCACAGACTGATAGGTTATCAGCCTTTAGCCTTTAACAAAGACTTGTTAAAAAGCCAGCCTGTTGACAATACATCAATGGTAAAGGACTCATGAGATAAAGTGGAAAACTGCTCCGTTCCTGTTGTTTAAACTGTGCAGCCATTCACCCGGATGTGTTGCGACTGGTCTGGTGCAGAGACAAAGCTCAAATATGATGTTTTTCTATCTGTGAAATGGGAAAACCACGCAGTAAAGGCGTGGCCACTGCTGTTTGAATGGCattgtgaagaaagaaaaacaaaaatgtgatgttGCTCTGTCATTTTGCCAGGGATGGGTCCTGGTAATGAAGGATTGTGTTTTTTCACAGAGGTGTGGTTGTCCAGTCTCTCCCCCAGCGTGGCTGATTCACTGCATTGTCACGTCATCgtgggagggagagagtttAGAAATTTTGTAATGTCATCAAACCCAAAAATCTACCGCTTCTCTTTTCTGAAACAAACTTTATGTGAACCGGGAAAGTTTTAAAAGAAGACTAACCGAAAAACCACGAGACAGAGGTGAACTCTTAGAATCTCTCAAGGATCAGGAGGAGGACGTGGGTCTTAGGGAAAGGTTGAAGTTATAAACCTTCAGAGTATAGAGCTATGTGTATCTGAGACGGATGAGTTCTTCATAGGCAGCCTGTTcagaatatactgtacatcccAGCGGTGCATGTTGTCAGGAGTCCACCAGGACTGAGTTCACGTGCCCAAATCTTTTCCAGATGTCGAATAATCAGCGGAGTCTTTTCGACTATTTTTCATCAGTGAGAATGCAGGAAAGAACTCCCTTCGGCCTCTCCCGGTATACATTTGCAAACTCAAACAACACAAGTGAATATTTGACTAAACTGACAGTTGTAGCATAGTGTAACAAAACCTCCACTCAGGCCAACAGCAACATGACTGATTAGTCTGTCCTAGGCAGTTATTTTGGTCATATGCTCCCCTCCAGAGGAGACTTCACATGCCCAAATAAATAGTCATTAATTCAAAATTGCATCCATTGCGATCATTCCAGCTCTTCAAGACCTGGTGCTCTCCTTACAGGATTCACCGACCACAAGAGAGCCACATGAGCTACGATCTATTCTGTGTATACGTTTTTCTTTACATTCCCCAAGGGTCTCCTCTTCGGGCCTCGACCAAAAGAGTGCTTTTACAGGAATAGTTTGGCAGCTCCTGAGGCTTGCAAGCGCTCCGCAGCGGTTTGATTCCTTTTTTGGCTGTGTTCTCAGAGCGTCAGGCAGAAGCACCCTGCCCGTCGGCTCcagcagagaggaaacacacttcATTTCCTCACCgcctcatccctctctccccagCACACCGCTTTACTGCCTCGGTGTGAAAGACCTCGAAGACCTTGACAAGAGTTTACCTTTATGACACCTTCCTACTGTATATAGAGTATTGTATTTTAGAGGTTAATTGTACAAGTGAGtttcccccccctctctcttctcttttgtttCCCTGAGTGTGTATGAAGGCAGAGTGGATGTTATCCAGCTGTAACTGACATCACCTCTTTGCCTTAAAAGGTGTTCTTTACTTTCTATATAA from Scomber japonicus isolate fScoJap1 chromosome 7, fScoJap1.pri, whole genome shotgun sequence encodes:
- the palld gene encoding palladin isoform X4 — encoded protein: MQASTFNYARPKQFIAAQSPGGAGFVTQSSGSSGSSLSSPMSPPTSHKPFTRVTMPPFTKAGSLDSPSSPSFPPPPPPFLSSSNLPSPSGSAQDFPPPPPPPPPPMPMSPALSDMSSPFSSVPPSPASSFLSSVLPATPSSPGSPTVNALGLPKGNGTVKAFPRKSSVTKTPRLASDSDIQGSKDAVIQDLERKLRFKEERISNGQQRLTYEEKMARRLLGADNAATVLNTQDTEEEPQVTQEYKVSSFEQRLISEIEFRLERSPVEESDDDVQHDEDSAGRGVAPSFNQKLKHFKVFEGMPVTFSCKVNGDPKPKVYWFKDGKQISKRSEHYRISRDPDGTCSLHTAAASLDDDGNYTIMAGNPEGRVSCTGRMMVQAVNQRGRSQRSTPGHMRRPRSRSRDSGDENDNIQERHFRPHFLQAPGDLIVQEGRLCRMDCKVSGLPTPDLIWQLNGQIIRPDSAHKMLVRENGVHSLVIEPVTSRDAGIYTCIASNRAGQNSFNLELIVAAKEMHKAPSFVEKLQNTSVAEGHPVRLECRVTGVPYPQIFWKRENESFTHNTDRVSMHQDNCGYLCMIIQPAMKEDAGWYTVSAKNDAGIVSSTARLDVHAQWQQPNLPKPKKVRPSTSRYAALTERGLDVKAAFFPDSSPLPPGGLVESDDL